AACTCGTGCGTGCGTACAGACACATTGTAAAACAGCCTGGCCGCACGTATTTGTGCCATATTATAAGTGGCTGCGTGCAAGGGCACGAAAATACCGGCGTTTCTACTGCATAcattggggggattttaaaagggctgcgcacCAGTGCCATTCCCAGTtgtaccagttcatccccagttcacccggTTAAgcggtttaatagccttcactcccccctccAGTTATCCCCGACCCATAAAACctcacagatctgcctatttatctttattttattacttacacagcatccatagcaaaagtaaagttacgcgcCGCGGCAGCGAGCCTCGGTGCACACCGgatcatgtaagtatttacacgcacatcgcagcttcatgccctgaaatgcctgtgtcctgtcccgcccctttttgaaaacttccaagatgtgcaCACTACAGCATTTACATATGTACCGGGGCGGCTTTTAACATCCACTCGGTACGTGCAAGCCTCATATATTCACGCATCCTCTAATTAATGcacgcattgggcttttaaaattcaccttctaaTGTACAAATGTgaaatcatctttatttccaaggCAAAGGGAATTCTGGTTTCTAATTCATTATAGCATTAGATATGAGAGGGCTTGCCTAGGGGCTCACGGGCAGGGTAGTAGAagagcttttgaaaatgcacagtGCCAGTCAGAGGACCAGTGGAATTATTGTTTCTAGTCTCTGCCTGGAATTACACGCTGATCTGATTCAATTTTGGCAAACCAAATTATTAAAAGGTCTATTTACTTGTGCGTTACCGGAAAAAGATTTTTATCGTATATGCTGTTCGGGGGGCGGGGGAGAAAGCGAGAGCCTTTACATAGGCATCAATATGTCACTCTCTAAAcctctgtaagagggggcacttaactcgaggtgaggtttagggggtggggtagTTTTGGggatggttttacatacacagtaggaggtacgaagAGGAAAGttcacatcactgaagattttctgccattTCAAGTGATGAAAGGTGCAagagagttgatttgtacaatgcactctctacctagcttgttgcactctctacctCGCTTGTTTGAAGCGAGGTAGAGAGCGCAttctacaaatcaactcctcttgcaCCTTTCATCACTTGAaatggcagaaaatcttcagtgatgtgaaCTTTCCTCTTCGTACcccctactgtgtatgtaaaaccaccctaccctgagttaaaagtgtcccctcttacagtggtatatttTTTCATAGCTAAATAATAACTGGGTATTGTGTTAAAAGAATACCAAACAAAGTAGTTGGGCAGAAATGATAACCTTTACAAGGCTAACAGATATTTTAAGATGTCAACTTCAGGAAATGAATTAATCGTCTTATAAAGGTACCATTTTTACCTAagtattttgttgtttttcttttaactaaAAGTACCTTTGACAGGGAAACATGGTAGTCCTTTTACTTTCTGAAAAATGCATCTTATTGTACAAAGTATTTAGAATTAATGGCACTATagcatatatatttttcattggTATTTCATGCTCAATTTATAGAATTATATGTCTTTGAAGAGGCTTATTCTCAGAAAATCAAACATAGTTTATAGCTACAGTAGTTTTATTATAGATTGTAGATGGTTTGACAAGATCCAACATCACATAGTGAAAATGAATAAAGAACTTCAGTAAAACTGCTTCTTTAGAAGGTGCGGTTTAGGATTAGCCAAAGACCTGAGAATTTATACATGGACACATCCAGGTTGTAAATTTGCAGTCATATAGTAagaattctaaaaaaataaataaattagtagaCTTGTAAAAGAACAGCTGTTTAAACTTTTCTCGCATTCCTGTTTCTCATTTGGATATATTTTCACTAGAAATTAGGTTTGATTGAATTTTGGAGAGTAATTTCAAGCTTggtaaataaatgttttgattATGCCTTTGcatttaggggttgattttaaaacaaacGCGCAGGTGCCCACGTGAGCGCGgttcccggtgcatgcacatgggcatggctattttataacacgtgtgcctcggcacgcgcatgttataaaatgcagttcctgcatgcacatgcgcaccggAGTTTAAAACCAATGCACGGCGACACgggtaggccttccccagtttcctatacccctacctaaccttcctaccttttccccgctcctccccaacccctaactcctacctacctacccaccctattttttttttgttttatgacttacctgctcctttggagcagaagtaagttatacGACTGGTTggctgctggcgcgtgcttccccaggacagggcctcatggctgctgtcccggcagGCCCCCGTCCAGACCacaccccccagcctgcccccttTTCACGTCTGCGTGCAACGgaggttacgcgcgtggccgggccctttctaaaatgcgcttggcGCACTCATGGCCCAGCCACGCCTGTAACCCCTGGTTTATGGCGTGCAGGCCATCGAAAATTCAGGCTTTACTGTCCATAAAAATGTTTGTCTTATGCTCTTGCAGCAAGAGGCTGTTTTTCATGGTGTTGTTCTATTCAATTAACAGTTTTAAGATTATACAAGTTATTGAGCCTTTCTGCTTGTCATAATCCATGATATAGGCTTCAGATATCTGAATGATACTTCAGTGTTAGTTGAGCTGTACAATGTTGCAGGTTTGCAACTTATTCCATATCTTAAAAAGCCAACCATTCTTAGAAAGGCACGTTACTGGAATCAATGCCCAAGCTATGTTGTAAACCTCTCTAGGTCCTTTTTGGAGGAGGGTAGTTTATAAATCAGAAATGTAATGTAAAGTTGTCTTTGGGTTTATAGGCTGTATACAGTACTAACGAAGTAAATACCCTTATCATATGAGATTAAAGatacaggaggtaattttaaaaggagttacatgtgtaaatgtaacatactatcaaagctaaatttaaaaaagccatttacacatgtaaagaacacttatttgtgaatgtgctacaattcaatggcttatattgtagcaattttcaaaagcccacttacatgggtaaagtgcatttacatgagtaaaaccgaattttaatcatgtaaatgctttttaaaaacaggctcataggggataattttcaaaaggatatgcacatgtaaaagtagcatatatcctagcaattttgaaaagctcatttacatacttagaggtgaattttaaaaattcaggccaaaatcgggagatgtgcgcGCATGTAGGACGTGtgcatgtccacccaattttaaaagctgcaatcGGGGGGATGGCCGCACATCTCCCAATATGCAAACATCTCACTTTAAATGAAAGAGAGGCGTGGTGTGGGTGAATTATGGGCATTCCAAGGCAAGCCCAACAGATGTGCGTGCAAGTACCTATGCACCTGGGTGCACGTCCAGGCACAGTGCCACgtgagtttacttctgctatggaggaggtgtaagtaaaacaaattatatatatatatctatatatctataggcatccctgaggggtaaatgggggagagtgcaggctaaagaactaggggagtttggaggagCTAGCTCcaaactaggcaaactggtggacgaactggtgaaactggtcatgacaCTGACtcacacctgttataaaattcccccactctTTATGTGACTATGCACACCCACTTGCAAAATAGGCACCCACATACGCGTGCCTGGACTATTTTTTTTATGTAGGCGCATATGTGCACATGTCTCTGAGCACGCGTCACCACCCATGGGCGCCCGtgcacctgtttgaaagttactctccCTAAGTGCACTTTTGCATGTAAAACCTATTTATGATTCAATTTTCAAAGCTCACTTACGTGCATACGACCCtgttttaagcacataaaacggtttgaaaatgaccccattgTCTGCCATATAAAGGCATCATTGGTTCAAAGTTATCAGATATTCTTGCATACTGTATGTATGTGCTTTAAAACAGTATTTGCTGTTTATAGTATGTGAAGTAAATATACAAGGCACTTTGCAAGACAGTACACTTGCTTGTGTTTGCACTGGATTCCACATAATCTGACCAAGGTTAGTCATCTATAAACTCATCACCAAATTAATTGTACTGCCTTTCCATAAATACATTTAGTTCATCCATTAAGCAACTGCTAATAGCCTGGTGCTCTTTGTTGACAGACAGCCAAGTGTAGCATTATTGGTATCAGAGACTAAAATGAGTTATTTTCACTTTGTAATTTTGCAGCATAATATTGTTGTCTTAATGAAATTAGGAATATTATTGGAAATAATACCCCATAAACTATTCCAGTGCATTACAGAATGAGAGTCAGAATGGGTCAAAAATGGAGCATGATTTGTGGAATTATCTAGGCACTCAAGCATTTCAAGTATTTATGTCTATATGGATATAGATAATGGCTATATAGTTTTATAGCTATGAGTCCAATAGTCAAAGCAAGCTGAGTGCCTGATGTAGGTGCCTCAGTTTCATGTACCTACAGTTAAGGTAACTTTCATCCccaaatttaggcacctaaactTTTGCAAACTGACCCACTATCTAAATAAAGGTATTGCTTTACCTCTACCTTGTGATATCTATCTATAtggttgtgtgagtgtgtgtgtattagcttttgtattttttacattttacataaaAATGGTTGACAGAATCAAATAGCTTAAGAATGCTAGTGCTAAATATGCAGTACCGGCAAACTTTactaaaataatttaatttgagACACAAAAAAATCACTGACTCcctttttcattctgatttttatttaatttcagaGGGAAAATATTGTTATGTTTTTAAAAGCTGTTTTGCCTCATCAGAACCCTATGCAGAGCATGAACAGCTGAAGGAGACTTAGGAagaagaattttaaaaggagGGGATGTGGCCTTAATTAAAGGTATATTTCCTTTATTCCAAACAAGTCTACAAACAAAAGAAtaagacccaaaaaaagaaaagaaaattagggcTAAAATCCAAGGAGGAGTTGTCAAAACCAAGAAatagtaagttgctattttgatCAATCTAGATGGCATTGCTAATGTAAGATCCCAATAAATGATGACTGATGAAATCATGCTTAATATATTAATCATTAATGATACACTGAGGTTATTAAATGGTATGTCTCAGGCCCTGACACAAATATTTCATGTTTCCTGTTATTGTAAAGAGAATTGGCAGTATTCACGAACTTGGAAAGTTTGGGACCAAAACTGAGGAAGTAGTATGTACTACTGAGTGTGAGACATAACAGAGTTGCAATATTGTATTAAACCATTGGCCTTTAGGCTTAGCTGTTGACTGTAGTAGATAATGGTGGATTTTGGAAAGATAATTCTTTTTTTCCCATCAAACAAGAAGCAGGTAGACTGTGATAGGGGGTTATAACTGTGCACACAATGTTTGCAATTCTGATATAATGAGGTTGGACAATACTGCATGAAAAATACTGATGCACATAGGTTTTACAGTGAAATGGTAGACTGCTTGGGAGTAGAGCTGCAAACGTTTCTGAAAGGTTTTCAAGGTGCCGAAAGAGGCACGCCACTCGTTTCTCATATTTATTCAGAGGGAGATAAAGCTTATAGGATTTgctgaaatttaataaataaggACAACTTATAATAAAATAAGGACAACttataataaaacatttatatgctACATGCATATCATATAATTTAAAGTAATAACTTATATGTTGAAAAGATGCTGAcctatgttcttatttttctgGATAATGCACACACACAAGACGTGTCTATCCTTATCCACCTCCATCCTACCAGTTTGCTGTTTTCTGAGGTCAGTGCTCTGACATATGTTTGGGATGTCTTGCATTGGGAATTCCAGTGTTTATCATCTATCCCGCGGCAGCCGCTTTTTAGAGGCCGGGCTTCTTTACACCTTGTTTCATAAAAATATTGTTTGACTGGAGAATTGCACGTCTTAATTTCCCCCAGCACCGTCACTTGATGTCCCCGAATGTCAATGGCGTTAGACTTGTCTGTCACCCATAAACTTTCACTGTCGCAAACAGAGTATTCCCCTCGATGGCTTTTATGCTCTGCAGATCGCTTCTTCCGCAAGGTCCTGTTACCGACCACCGCAGAGTTTCCAATGTAATCGTCCATGAGATACAGCGGCGGGGGCTCCAATGGGGGGCTGTCACTCAGCAGCACCCGGGGGGAGTTGTAGCGTCTCTGCCGCTGGTGCTTTAATAGCTCTGCTTCTAGGGAGACGACCGGCTGGAAATCTGATCTCACGTTATCCACTACATCCACATCTTGACGAGCCTCGCCTTTCAGCATGGTGCTTTGATAGTTCCCTTTGACATCAGCCGTCTGCTTGGAAAGCTTGTTTTTCAAAATGTCTTTGTGAATCAGTTTTATGATGAGAGAATTCATTGAGTCTCCTGACAGATTCCTTTTGTCCATATTGGTAGCTTGGATGCCACAAAGATAAGGAAGAAACAGCACGTAAAACAGGATGGACATCACCTTATTCACCTGTAAGAtctgaaagagaagaaaaaaatacaatgaaagtGGATGGAAAGATGCTTGCTTAAGAAAGATTTGTCTTCGCCTTCATTTGGGAGGttttattaaagtttaaaaacctaGAAGGAAtgtataaaacaaattaatttcCAACACAATTGAAGCAAGGTAAGTTATTCTTTTGATTTTCATACGTGTAAGGGGTATTTATTCATCTTCTATACTGTATATGTCATTTTTACTATTTGGAAGTTAAAACTTACTTTGCATCAGCTCAGGGTCACCGCTagctgttttgctgccctgtgcaaattaATATTGTGCTGCCCCACTCCACACCACCTCCCTGCCACTGCCACCGGATTCAATCGGAGCCctcatgggctttttttttttttcagcagtaaTTTTGAGTGCCTTGATCCCACTCATAGGGGGGCTGTTGTGGCAGTGTTGGGTGAATCTGGAACAGTGGTTCCCTGTGCCAGTACTGAGCAAGCGCTCattgggagggaagaggaaggggttGTCCATTGGACTGTCCCCATGGAAAACCACAGTAATTTCCTGGCAAAATATTCTTAAAAGCCTAAgatgctgatttaaaaaaaaaaaaaaaagccaagctcctaaatttagttccctaaggcctggatttatcaaaatgcagtaaatatcacatgtgatgggaaaaggggagggagagagagagagagagagagcacctagccataatgccctgaccctagataggtatttatatccctatgggaggcccacctagtcaggtttaggtattagtgtaggggttaggggccactttgacattcaaagtgagacgtacgaacagaacagtgctctcttgtgaagatttgatgaccttcagagtgaggaaactcacccaaagatgagatttgtgcaatgttctctcaacctagcttgatggactctctaccagggtaatATTAAAGgtattttcacatgcattaagggcttatttCCTGCGTTAACAGCGCTTTTCGCaagcgataagcccttaacacatgcgaaaacgccttaacgcattttgataaatgagggggtaaatTAAATACT
This genomic interval from Rhinatrema bivittatum chromosome 4, aRhiBiv1.1, whole genome shotgun sequence contains the following:
- the NTF3 gene encoding neurotrophin-3 isoform X2, with translation MSILFYVLFLPYLCGIQATNMDKRNLSGDSMNSLIIKLIHKDILKNKLSKQTADVKGNYQSTMLKGEARQDVDVVDNVRSDFQPVVSLEAELLKHQRQRRYNSPRVLLSDSPPLEPPPLYLMDDYIGNSAVVGNRTLRKKRSAEHKSHRGEYSVCDSESLWVTDKSNAIDIRGHQVTVLGEIKTCNSPVKQYFYETRCKEARPLKSGCRGIDDKHWNSQCKTSQTYVRALTSENSKLVGWRWIRIDTSCVCALSRKIRT
- the NTF3 gene encoding neurotrophin-3 isoform X1, which produces MVAPATILQVNKVMSILFYVLFLPYLCGIQATNMDKRNLSGDSMNSLIIKLIHKDILKNKLSKQTADVKGNYQSTMLKGEARQDVDVVDNVRSDFQPVVSLEAELLKHQRQRRYNSPRVLLSDSPPLEPPPLYLMDDYIGNSAVVGNRTLRKKRSAEHKSHRGEYSVCDSESLWVTDKSNAIDIRGHQVTVLGEIKTCNSPVKQYFYETRCKEARPLKSGCRGIDDKHWNSQCKTSQTYVRALTSENSKLVGWRWIRIDTSCVCALSRKIRT